From one Brachypodium distachyon strain Bd21 chromosome 4, Brachypodium_distachyon_v3.0, whole genome shotgun sequence genomic stretch:
- the LOC100834047 gene encoding probable beta-D-xylosidase 7, translating into MDRRAAFFSYHAGVMGTALLMLVPSVVLGGGPAFSCGPPQQAQYAFCNRALPAEQRAADLVAKLTLEEKVSQLGDQAPGVPRFGVPGYNWWSEGLHGVSMWGHGMHFNGAVRGVTTFPQVLLTTASFDDSIWYRIGQAIGTEARAMFNLGQADGLTIWSPNVNIYRDPRWGRGQETPGEDPATASKYAVAFVRGLQGTSTTTLQTSACCKHATAYDLDDWNRIGRYNFNAKVTAQDLEETFNPPFKSCVVEGKATCVMCAYTSVNGIPACADSGLLTKTIKGEWGMNGYISSDCDAVALLYGTRYSGTPEDAVAAAIKAGLDMNCGNFSQVHGMAALQQRKMSEQDVDKALRNLFAIRMRLGHFDGDPLQSPLYGRLGAQDVCSPAHKDLALEAAQNGIVLLKNDAATLPLSRPTAASASFAVIGPNANEPGALLGNYFGPPCETTTPLQALQKFYSKNVRFVPGCDSAACNVADTYQASGLAATSDYTILFMGLSQKQEQEGLDRTSLLLPGKQESLITAVAAAAKRPIILVLLTGGPVDITFAKFNPKIGAILWAGYPGQAGGLAIAKVLFGEHNPSGRLPVTWYPEEYTKVPMDDMRMRADPATGYPGRSYRFYKGNAVYKFGYGLSYSKFSRQLVRNSSSNNRAPNTELLAAAAVDCGASRYYLVEEIGGEVCERLKFPAVVEVENHGPMDGKQSVLLFLRWPTATEGRPASQLVGFRSQDLRAGEKASVSFDISPCEHFSRTTVDGTKVIDRGSHFLMVDEDEMEISFDS; encoded by the exons ATGGACCGCcgcgcggccttcttctcttACCACGCGGGCGTCATGGGGACGGCGCTACTGATGCTGGTGCCGTCAGTGGTGTTGGGCGGTGGGCCGGCGTTCTCGTGCGGGCCGCCGCAGCAGGCCCAGTACGCGTTCTGCAACAGGGCGCTTCCCGCGGagcagcgggcggcggacCTGGTGGCGAAGCTGACGCTGGAGGAGAAGGTCTCGCAGCTGGGCGACCAGGCGCCCGGGGTGCCCAGGTTCGGCGTCCCAGGCTACAACTGGTGGTCCGAGGGCCTCCACGGCGTCTCCATGTGGGGCCACGGCATGCACTTCAACGGCGCCGTCCGCGGCGTCACCACCTTCCCCCAGGTCCTCCTCACCACCGCCTCCTTCGACGACTCCATCTGGTACCGCATCGGACAG gcgaTCGGGACGGAGGCCAGGGCGATGTTCAACCTGGGCCAAGCGGACGGGCTGACCATCTGGTCCCCCAACGTGAACATATACCGCGACCCTCGGTGGGGTCGCGGTCAGGAGACCCCTGGCGAGGACCCGGCCACGGCGAGCAAGTATGCCGTGGCCTTCGTCAGGGGACTTCAGGGAACCTCCACGACGACGCTGCAGACCTCGGCGTGCTGCAAGCATGCCACGGCGTACGATCTCGACGACTGGAACCGGATTGGACGCTACAATTTCAACGCCAAG GTGACGGCCCAAGATCTGGAGGAAACGTTCAATCCGCCGTTCAAGAGCTGCGTGGTGGAAGGGAAGGCAACCTGCGTTATGTGTGCCTATACTAGCGTCAATGGCATCCCTGCCTGCGCCGACTCTGGCCTCCTCACGAAAACCATCAAGGGAGAATGGGGAATGAACGG GTACATTTCTTCAGATTGTGATGCAGTGGCTCTATTGTACGGTACACGTTATTCGGGCACACCAGAAGATGCGGTTGCAGCAGCCATCAAGGCCG GGCTGGACATGAATTGCGGCAACTTCAGCCAGGTGCACGGCATGGCGGCGCTGCAGCAGCGGAAGATGAGTGAGCAGGACGTGGACAAGGCCCTGCGGAACCTCTTCGCCATCCGGATGCGTCTGGGCCACTTCGACGGCGACCCGCTTCAGAGCCCGCTCTACGGGCGCCTCGGAGCCCAGGACGTGTGCTCGCCAGCCCACAAGGATCTGGCCCTGGAAGCGGCCCAGAACGGCATCGTGCTCCTCAAGAACGACGCCGCCACGCTCCCGCTCAGCCGGCCCACGGCGGCTTCGGCCTCCTTCGCCGTCATCGGGCCCAACGCCAACGAGCCCGGCGCGCTCCTCGGGAACTACTTCGGCCCGCCCTGCGAGACCACCACGCCATTGCAGGCGCTCCAGAAGTTCTACTCCAAGAACGTCCGCTTCGTCCCCGGCTGCGACTCGGCCGCCTGCAACGTCGCCGATACTTACCAGGCCTCCGGGCTCGCAGCGACCTCGGACTACACGATCCTCTTCATGGGCCTGAGCCAGAAGCAGGAGCAAGAAGGCCTGGACAGAACAAGCCTGCTCCTCCCGGGGAAACAAGAAAGCCTCATCACGGCCGTGGCCGCAGCCGCGAAACGGCCCATAATCCTGGTCCTTCTCACCGGCGGCCCAGTGGACATCACGTTCGCGAAATTCAACCCCAAGATCGGGGCCATCCTCTGGGCCGGGTACCCGGGCCAGGCCGGCGGGCTCGCCATCGCGAAAGTCCTCTTCGGGGAGCACAACCCCAGCGGCCGGCTGCCGGTGACGTGGTACCCGGAGGAGTACACGAAGGTGCCCATGGACGACATGAGGATGCGCGCCGACCCGGCCACCGGCTACCCCGGCCGGAGCTACAGATTCTACAAGGGCAACGCCGTCTACAAGTTCGGCTACGGGCTCAGCTACTCCAAATTCTCCCGCCAGCTCGTccgcaacagcagcagcaacaacagagCGCCAAACACGGAGctgctcgcggcggcggccgtggatTGCGGCGCGAGTAGGTATTACCTTGTGGAGGAGATTGGGGGCGAGGTGTGCGAAAGGCTTAAGTTTCCGGCGGTGGTTGAGGTGGAGAACCATGGGCCGATGGACGGGAAGCAGTCGGTGCTCCTGTTCCTCCGGTGGCCGACCGCCACGGAGGGCCGGCCCGCGAGCCAGCTCGTGGGCTTCCGGAGCCAGGATCTCAGGGCCGGGGAGAAGGCCAGCGTCAGCTTTGACATCAGCCCTTGCGAGCATTTCAGCAGGACGACTGTGGATGGCACCAAGGTGATTGATAGAGGGTCGCATTTCCTCATGGTTGACGAGGACGAGATGGAGATCAGCTTTGACTCGTAA